The genomic segment CGACGTAATACTTGCCCAGTACCGTGAGCATGCTTCTTTACGCTATCGTGGTTTCACCACAGAGCAATTCATGAATCAAATGTTCAGTAATGAGAAAGATTTAGGCAAAGGACGTCAAATGCCAATTCATTACGGCAGTAATGAACTTAATTATCAAACCATTTCTTCACCTCTAGCGACGCAAATACCTCAAGCAACTGGTGTTGCTCATGCATTCAAGTTACAAGGTAAACGTAACGTAGCAATTTGCTATTTTGGTGAAGGTGCAGCTTCAGAAGGTGATTTTCATGCTGGCTTAAATATGGCCGCAGTGCTTAAGTCTCCGACTATCTTTTTCTGCCGTAACAATGGTTACGCCATTTCAACTCCAACTGAAGAGCAATTTGCTGGTAATGGTATTGCGAGTCGTGGTGTTGGTTATGGTATGCACACTATTAGAGTTGATGGTAATGACATGCTTGCAGTATTAGCTGCAACACAACAAGCTAGAGCTTATGCACTTGAACATAATGCACCAGTGTTGATTGAAGCGATGACATATCGTCTTGGTGCGCATTCATCATCGGATGATCCTTCAGGTTATCGCTCTAAAGAAGAAGAAGCCAAGTGGGAACAACATGATCCCGTAAAACGCTTTAAGCTTTGGATGATCAATAAAGATTGGCTAAACGAAAAAGACGACGCTGCTCAGTATGAACATTACCGAGAAGAAGTGTTAAACGCAGTAAAAGTCGCAGAGAAAGTGCCATTACCGCACCTTGACTCATTGATTACAGATGTATTGGATAAGCCAACGCCAGCCCTTGAAAAGCAATTGGCAGAGCTAAAACAACATATTAAGAAATATCCAAAGTCATATCCAAAAAGTGCAGGGAGAATTTAATCGTGGCTGAAATGAATATGTTACACGCCATCAACGATGCGTTATCAATCGCAATGACTGATGATGAGCGCATGGTAGTATTTGGCGAAGATGTTGGCCATTTTGGTGGTGTTTTCCGTGCAACTTCTGGTTTACAAGAAAAATTTGGTCGTGAACGTTGTTTCAATACACCGTTAACAGAACAAGGCATTGCAGGTTTTGCCAATGGTCTTGCCTCTAACGGCATGACAGCAGTTGCTGAAATTCAATTTGCTGATTACATTTTTCCAGCCTTTGATCAAATCGTGAATGAAACTGCAAAATTCAGATACCGCAGTGGTAATCAGTTTAATGTCGGTGGTTTAACCTTTAGAACACCTTACGGTGGTGGTATTGCAGGTGGTCATTATCATTCACAATCTCCTGAGGCTTACTTCACACAAACTCCAGGATTAAAGGTTGTAGTACCCCGTAATCCAGAACAAGCTAAAGGATTATTGTTAGCATCAATTCGCGATCCTAACCCTGTTATCTTTTTTGAACCTAAACGTTTGTATCGTGCATCTGTTGGCGAAGTACCTGCTGGTGATTTTGTTATCGAACTCGGTAAAGCCGAAGTCGTTAAAGTAGGTAGCGATATAACCTTATTAGGTTGGGGCGCTCAGATGGAAATTTTAGAAAAAGCGGCCAAAATGGCAGAAAAAGACGGTATTTCTTGTGAAATTGTCGATTTACGTACTTTGTCTCCATGGGATGTTGATACCGTAGCTGCATCGGTTAAGAAAACAGGAAGACTTCTGATTAACCACGAAGCACCTTTAACAGGTGGTTTTGCTGGTGAAATTGCTGCGCAAATCCAACAAGAATGTTTTTTACACCTAGAGTCGCCAATCAGTCGTGTTTGTGGTCTTGATACACCATATCCTTTGATTCTTGAAAAAGAATACATGCCTGATGAGCTAAAAACTTATGAAGCTATTAAAGCCTCAGTCAATTTTTAGGAGCAAGATATGATTAAAGATTTTATTTTGCCTGACATTGGCGAAGGTGTGGTTGAATGTGAGTTAGTTGATTGGATGGTCAAAGAAGGCGATGTTATCGTTGAAGATCAACCTATCGCTGACGTTATGACAGATAAAGCATTAGTACAAATTCCTGCACCACATGGTGGCGTTGTGACAAAGTTATACTATGCAAAAGGTGAAATCGCTAAAGTACATGAGCCTTTATACGCCGTTGATATTGAAGCTACGTCAGCCGAGCAAACAAAACAAAGCTCATCACAGAATAACGATGCTCAAGTATCGACTGATCAGCAGAATGTAGAAATTGGCTCAACGACTGATTCAGTAACCGTATTAGGTAAAGCTGTTGAAGAATTCCTTTTACCGGATATAGGTGAAGGTATTGTCGAATGTGAATTAGTTGAGTGGCTTGTAGAAGAGGGGGATCAAGTCGTTGAAGATCAACCCATCGCCGATGTCATGACTGATAAAGCGTTAGTACAAATACCTGCAATTAAAAATGGTAAAATTGTTAAGCTGCATTATCGAAAGGGTCAACTTGCTAAAGTTCATGAACCTTTATTTGCTATTGAAGTTGAATCAACAAGCTCAGTGGTTGAATCTACGCAAGTAGAAACGGCAACGACAGCTGTGGCTTCAACGACTTCTTCTGTACCACAAGGAAAAGCATTAGCAAGCCCTGCCGTTCGTCGCTTAGCGAGAATGTTAGATATCAACATTGCTGATGTACCCGGTAGTGGTAAGAGTGGTCGAGTATATAAAGAAGATGTAGAAAACTTTGCCAATGGCAGTTCATCTAATGCTCAGGCTCAACCTGTGACGACTCCGACACAATCACCTGTTAACGACACGGTTTCACAGTCTATTGTCAAACAAGCTGCAGATACAGTAGAGCCAATTAAAGGCGTAAAAGCGGTTATGGCTAAGATGATGGTTGAGTCAGTTTCAACTATTCCTCACTTTACTTATTGTGAAGAGTTTGATTTAACAGAATTAGTTGCACTTCGTACTGAGATGAAAGAACGTTATTCATCAGATGAAGTAAAACTAACCATGATGCCTTTCTTTATGAAGGCAATGTCTTTAGCAATCAATTCATTCCCAGTGATGAACAGCCAAGTTAATTCAGATTGTAGCGAGTTAACATACAAGGCAAGTCATAATATTGGTATGGCCGTTGATTCAAAAGTGGGTTTGCTCGTACCAAATGTCAAAGACGTACAAGATAAATCTATTCTTGATGTTGCCGCAGAAATCACGCGACTAACTAACGCTGCTAGAAGTGGACGAGTCAGCCCTGCGGATTTAAAAGGTGGCACGATTTCAATTTCTAATATTGGCGCTTTAGGTGGCACAGTAGCCACGCCAATTATCAATAAACCAGAAGTCGCAATTGTTGCTTTAGGTAAACTACAGGTATTGCCTCGATTTAATGCTAAAGGTGAAGTTGAAGCACGTAAGATTATGCAAGTGAGTTGGTCTGGCGATCATCGTGTTATTGATGGTGGCACCATTGCTCGTTTTTGTAATTTGTGGAAACAATATCTTGAGCAACCACAAGAAATGCTATTAGCGATGAAGTAGTCATCATTGTTTTCAGCATAATCAAATTAAAGGACGCTAATGCGTCCTTTAATTTTGTTAAGTGTTTTTGTATAATCCTCGGACGTTGTAACTTCTCGGAACCATAATGATCACCTCGGCACCGAATATTGACTCTATTGAATATCCTTTTCCTGCTAAACCTGCTGTGTTGTCAGACGCTGAAAAAGCAGATTACAAAGCAAGAATTAAACAGTTATTAATCGAACAAGATGCTGTTTTAGTTGCACACTATTATACCGATCCTGAAATACAAGCTCTGGCAGAAGAAACAGGAGGGTGTGTATCTGATTCTCTTGAAATGGCTCGTTTTGGTCGTGATCATCCTGCAAAGAAACTCATCGTAGCAGGCGTTAAGTTTATGGGCGAAACGTCTAAAATCTTAAGCCCTGAAAAAACAGTTTTGATGCCTACTTTAGAAGCTACATGTTCGCTAGATATCGGCTGTCCAATCGATAAATTTTCTGAGTTCTGCGACGCACATCCTGATCATACTGTTGTGGTTTACGCTAATACATCTGCAGCTGTAAAAGCAAGAGCAGACTGGGTCGTGACATCAAGTATTGCCTTAGAAATCGTTGAACATTTAGACGCCGAAGGTAAAAAAATTATCTGGGGTCCAGACCGTCACTTAGGTAGTTATATTGCCAAAGAAACCGGCGCTGACATGTTAATGTGGCAGGGTGATTGTATTGTCCATGATGAATTTAAAGCAAAAGCGTTAAGAGAACTAAAAATTCAGCATCCCAACGCAGCAATTCTTGTCCACCCTGAATCACCAGCAAATGTGGTTGCTCTTGCAGATGCTGTTGGGTCAACTAGCCAGTTAATTAAAGCTGCGCAAACAATGGCTAATCAAGAGTTCATTGTTGCTACAGATCGCGGCATTTTCTACAAAATGCAGCAAGCTGCGCCAGGTAAAACATTAATTGAAGCACCGACTGGTGGTAATGGAGCGACTTGTAAAAGTTGTGCTCATTGTCCTTGGATGGCAATGAATGGTTTACAAGCAATTGAAGCTTCGTTAAGCGCTGAAGATAAAACACAGCATGAAGTGTTTGTTGATGACGCGCTGCGTGATGAAGCGCTTATTCCATTAAATAGAATGTTGGATTTTGCAAAAACCTTGAATATGAAAGTTAAAGGCAATGCTTAGTATTTCACTTTAATTTATTTCAGATACAAAAAAGCCCTGTATTAACAGGGCTTTTTATTATCTATCATTACTTAGCATTCATTAATGCGACAGTATTATCTAGCATGCGGTTACTGAAACCCCATTCGTTATCGTACCAAGCCATTACTTTAACTAAACGACCATTAACACGAGTTTGTGTTGCATCGAAGTTAGATGAGTAAGGGTTGTGATTGAAGTCAATAGAGACTAATGGTTCTTCATTGACAGCAAGCACTTCACTCAATGGTGCAACTTGAGCAGCTTTAGTGATGATCTCGTTAATCTCTTCCACGCTAGTATCTCTACCTGCAACAAACGTTAGGTCAACTAATGACACGTTTACTGTAGGTACACGAACGGCTAAACCGTCAAATTTACCTTGTAGTTCAGGAACAACAAGTCCAACAGCGGCTGCCGCACCAGTTTGAGTTGGGATCATCGACATTGCAGCGGCACGAGCACGACGTAAGTCAGTGTGATAAACATCTGATAAACGTTGATCGTTTGTGTATGCATGAATAGTAGTCATTAAACCAGACTCAATACCGATAGAATCGTTTAATGGCTTAGCAAAAGGTGCTAGACAGTTGGTTGTACAAGAAGCGTTTGAGATAACTGTCATATCTGAAGTTAATACTTCATTATTAACACCATAAACAACGGTAGCGTCCACTTGTTTACCTGGTGCAGAAATGATGACCTTTTTAGCACCCGCATCTAAATGAGGTTTAACAGCGTCTTTAGATGTGAAAATACCTGTACATTCATAAACAACATCAACGTTTAATTCTGCCCATGGTAATTTAGAAGGGTCACGTTCTTGGAAAGTTAAGATTTTGTCGCCGTTGACATAAATAGCTTCGTCATCGTGATCAACTTTAGCATTGAAACGGCCATGAACTGAGTCGTATTTAGTAAGGTGAGCATTAATTGAAGCATCACCCAAATCGTTTAAAGCAACGATTTCGATTGGATAATCCTTTTCGCTTTCATAAAGCGCACGTAAAACATTTCTACCGATACGGCCATAGCCGTTAATTGCAACACGGATAGTCATCGCATATCCCTCAAGTGATTATAAATCTGTTACGTAAATCGTATGGTAGTAAAATTACCAAATTAGAGCATTTCGTCAAGTAAAAAAGCCCAAAAAGCGACATTTATCGTGAATATGTCTGTATTTTATTTACAGAATTCAAAATAAAAGCGGTTTTGAGCTTTTTTATGAAAGTCCAATACAGCGAGTGCTGTAAATGATTTGTGTTTTAGTGTAGCTAATAATTTTACATTTGGTTATTCAAAACGATGTTTTATCTTACTGCTTGCAAACTTTCCTTGCTTGATGTCCTTTACTAGTTCTTTCGCTTCCGCATCGAGTTGCACCGCTAAGTCTGAATTGTTTGCTATTAACGCTAATAATTTTTCTTCTGAGGCAGTGTTATCACTTATTAAAGTATTAGCCTTAGTTAACAAATACTCGTTTTGTACATTTTGTTCTCTTCTATATATGGTTGCTAGAGCGAGGAGCCAATCTGAATCAATATTGCTCGCCTTAACATGGGAGAGTAAATGCAAATAAAGTAATTTGGCTCTGGCAACATCTGTTTTTATATAGTGAGAGGCAACTTGAGCGAGCATAAAGGTTTCAGTGAGCTCACCGGCTTGTTCGGCTTTAATAACAATATCGCGAGAGGGGAAGTCATTAAATTTAGTCCAACGATAATACGCAAGGTAAATATCAGGATTGTCTTTGGTGTACTCTTGTAATTGGGCTAAGTTTTGAGTGCTAACAGCATAAGCACGTTCTCTGTCTTCTGTTCGATGTGTGTTTATTATATGTTTAACGCCGGCTGCGAGTTCAATGCAGTTGCTATAAGATTCAAGTTTAATTAATTGATCATATAGTTGCTTACCCGACGGATTTTCAGTGATCTTTAATTGATAACGACTACGGATTAAGTCTCCTTTTTCTACTAAACACCAACTATCCTTGTGTAAATCGGCACAAAGTTCAGGATTTTTTTTACAAATGCTGCCACTATTTCGGCCAACATCACAACCAAATAAGCCGAATAAAGCAGCAAAAATTGAAAATGATGTAATTATTACTAAACTTTTGTTCAAAACTAGCTCCAAAACAGGAAATTATCTAATAAAATTACAGGTTTACTAAAAATTTCTTACTGGCGAAAACGCATAAATTTCATTACAATGTCGCCGACCAAAAGGGGTTAACCCTACCAAATAATGATTATTGGTCTTTTCTTTTCGTTACTCAATTCTTTCTGCGACAAAAAGCTGAAATATGAGATAAAGGATCTTTTTAATGAGCGCTGATAAACACCTACAAAGTTGGCAAGAACGTTTCGAAATGGCTGAAGCAATGCAGCCTTTATTAGGAAAACTATACCGCAATCAAGGCGTTGAAGTCTTAGTGTATGGTAAACCTCTA from the Shewanella japonica genome contains:
- a CDS encoding thiamine pyrophosphate-dependent dehydrogenase E1 component subunit alpha, which produces MSNAPLNNETVHRVSFLDKASLHIPILKILQADGTTYENAVMPVIDQALAERIYDTCVFTRVLDERMLSAQRQGRISFYMTCTGEEASIIGSTAALDDGDVILAQYREHASLRYRGFTTEQFMNQMFSNEKDLGKGRQMPIHYGSNELNYQTISSPLATQIPQATGVAHAFKLQGKRNVAICYFGEGAASEGDFHAGLNMAAVLKSPTIFFCRNNGYAISTPTEEQFAGNGIASRGVGYGMHTIRVDGNDMLAVLAATQQARAYALEHNAPVLIEAMTYRLGAHSSSDDPSGYRSKEEEAKWEQHDPVKRFKLWMINKDWLNEKDDAAQYEHYREEVLNAVKVAEKVPLPHLDSLITDVLDKPTPALEKQLAELKQHIKKYPKSYPKSAGRI
- a CDS encoding alpha-ketoacid dehydrogenase subunit beta, translating into MAEMNMLHAINDALSIAMTDDERMVVFGEDVGHFGGVFRATSGLQEKFGRERCFNTPLTEQGIAGFANGLASNGMTAVAEIQFADYIFPAFDQIVNETAKFRYRSGNQFNVGGLTFRTPYGGGIAGGHYHSQSPEAYFTQTPGLKVVVPRNPEQAKGLLLASIRDPNPVIFFEPKRLYRASVGEVPAGDFVIELGKAEVVKVGSDITLLGWGAQMEILEKAAKMAEKDGISCEIVDLRTLSPWDVDTVAASVKKTGRLLINHEAPLTGGFAGEIAAQIQQECFLHLESPISRVCGLDTPYPLILEKEYMPDELKTYEAIKASVNF
- a CDS encoding dihydrolipoyllysine-residue acetyltransferase, with the translated sequence MIKDFILPDIGEGVVECELVDWMVKEGDVIVEDQPIADVMTDKALVQIPAPHGGVVTKLYYAKGEIAKVHEPLYAVDIEATSAEQTKQSSSQNNDAQVSTDQQNVEIGSTTDSVTVLGKAVEEFLLPDIGEGIVECELVEWLVEEGDQVVEDQPIADVMTDKALVQIPAIKNGKIVKLHYRKGQLAKVHEPLFAIEVESTSSVVESTQVETATTAVASTTSSVPQGKALASPAVRRLARMLDINIADVPGSGKSGRVYKEDVENFANGSSSNAQAQPVTTPTQSPVNDTVSQSIVKQAADTVEPIKGVKAVMAKMMVESVSTIPHFTYCEEFDLTELVALRTEMKERYSSDEVKLTMMPFFMKAMSLAINSFPVMNSQVNSDCSELTYKASHNIGMAVDSKVGLLVPNVKDVQDKSILDVAAEITRLTNAARSGRVSPADLKGGTISISNIGALGGTVATPIINKPEVAIVALGKLQVLPRFNAKGEVEARKIMQVSWSGDHRVIDGGTIARFCNLWKQYLEQPQEMLLAMK
- the nadA gene encoding quinolinate synthase NadA encodes the protein MITSAPNIDSIEYPFPAKPAVLSDAEKADYKARIKQLLIEQDAVLVAHYYTDPEIQALAEETGGCVSDSLEMARFGRDHPAKKLIVAGVKFMGETSKILSPEKTVLMPTLEATCSLDIGCPIDKFSEFCDAHPDHTVVVYANTSAAVKARADWVVTSSIALEIVEHLDAEGKKIIWGPDRHLGSYIAKETGADMLMWQGDCIVHDEFKAKALRELKIQHPNAAILVHPESPANVVALADAVGSTSQLIKAAQTMANQEFIVATDRGIFYKMQQAAPGKTLIEAPTGGNGATCKSCAHCPWMAMNGLQAIEASLSAEDKTQHEVFVDDALRDEALIPLNRMLDFAKTLNMKVKGNA
- the gap gene encoding type I glyceraldehyde-3-phosphate dehydrogenase — translated: MTIRVAINGYGRIGRNVLRALYESEKDYPIEIVALNDLGDASINAHLTKYDSVHGRFNAKVDHDDEAIYVNGDKILTFQERDPSKLPWAELNVDVVYECTGIFTSKDAVKPHLDAGAKKVIISAPGKQVDATVVYGVNNEVLTSDMTVISNASCTTNCLAPFAKPLNDSIGIESGLMTTIHAYTNDQRLSDVYHTDLRRARAAAMSMIPTQTGAAAAVGLVVPELQGKFDGLAVRVPTVNVSLVDLTFVAGRDTSVEEINEIITKAAQVAPLSEVLAVNEEPLVSIDFNHNPYSSNFDATQTRVNGRLVKVMAWYDNEWGFSNRMLDNTVALMNAK
- a CDS encoding DUF2989 domain-containing protein: MNKSLVIITSFSIFAALFGLFGCDVGRNSGSICKKNPELCADLHKDSWCLVEKGDLIRSRYQLKITENPSGKQLYDQLIKLESYSNCIELAAGVKHIINTHRTEDRERAYAVSTQNLAQLQEYTKDNPDIYLAYYRWTKFNDFPSRDIVIKAEQAGELTETFMLAQVASHYIKTDVARAKLLYLHLLSHVKASNIDSDWLLALATIYRREQNVQNEYLLTKANTLISDNTASEEKLLALIANNSDLAVQLDAEAKELVKDIKQGKFASSKIKHRFE